In one Alnus glutinosa chromosome 14, dhAlnGlut1.1, whole genome shotgun sequence genomic region, the following are encoded:
- the LOC133857828 gene encoding uncharacterized protein LOC133857828: MKMKKEDIARGLGISHKVDSTSHGGNKVLPISETTLSSSTNTDDQCGSTSEKKDKLKGDKTRTMSRMKELLRWAATAKSEKGGNFIGRKVLHFRNRGNLKAVPNDDQLSNDSPKISFRWDVESCSTTSSAYSAFSMASSSQIDHHTLNVPSSSNSTLFLGHHHTTSRKGNWITTDSDFVVLEL, encoded by the exons atgaaaatgaagaaagaagataTTGCTCGAGGGCTAGGAATCAGTCACAAGGTGGATTCTACTTCTCATGGAGGAAACAAAGTTTTGCCAATAAGCGAGACCACATTGTCATCATCCACTAACACAGATGACCAATGTGGCAGCACATCAGAAAAGAAAGACAAGCTCAAGGGGGACAAAACCAGAACCATGTCCAGAATGAAGGAGCTGCTGAGATGGGCTGCTACTGCAAAATCAGAGAAGGGAGGAAATTTCATTGGTCGAAAG GTTCTGCATTTTCGAAATCGTGGCAACCTTAAAGCAGTCCCAAATGATGATCAACTTAGCAATGATTCTCCGAAGATCAGTTTCAGGTGGGATGTGGAAAGCTGCTCCACCACTTCCTCTGCCTACTCAGCGTTTTCTATGGCATCCTCCTCTCAAATTGACCATCATACCCTGAACGTTCCATCATCATCAAATTCAACTCTTTTTCTGGGCCACCATCATACCACTTCTAGAAAAGGAAATTGGATCACCACCGACTCCGACT TTGTGGTGCTAGAGCTATGA
- the LOC133857024 gene encoding uncharacterized protein LOC133857024 codes for MAGVKRRIHSDSDMCALHKELDEASCPICMDHPHNAVLLLCSSHDKGCRSYICDTSYRHSNCLDRFKKLRANTRSSPTLPGSLPVNTYNSSNTSDVNLALSTDLNEASENHNLNERNTVISVGLPGEQGGDGFRDPTRHEMQEGILETVDSESGRERVEIEELDVENSSESKLSLKCPLCRGAILGWEVVEEARKYLNLKKRSCSRESCSFFGNYQELRRHARRVHPTTRPSDVDPSRESAWRHLEHQREYGDIVSAIRSAIPGAVVVGDYVVENGDRLAGERQSGTGEVNGPWWTTLFLFQMIGSMDGAGEPRARSRAWTRHRRSAGALSERRFLWGENLLGLHHDDDDDNDDDEEDDLRILSDMGDDASPVPRRRRRLTRSRSNGDQP; via the coding sequence ATGGCTGGTGTAAAACGAAGAATACATTCTGATTCAGATATGTGTGCTCTTCACAAAGAGTTGGATGAGGCTTCATGCCCTATCTGCATGGACCATCCACATAATGCTGTTCTCCTCCTGTGTAGCTCGCATGATAAGGGTTGCAGATCTTACATCTGTGATACAAGTTACAGGCATTCAAATTGCCTGGACcgctttaaaaaattaagggccAACACTAGGAGCAGTCCAACTTTACCCGGTTCTTTACCTGTAAACACATACAATTCTAGTAATACTTCTGATGTGAACTTGGCTTTGAGCACGGACTTAAATGAAGCTAGTGAAAATCACAATCTAAATGAAAGAAATACAGTAATATCTGTTGGATTGCCTGGAGAACAAGGAGGAGATGGTTTTCGGGATCCAACTAGACATGAAATGCAAGAAGGCATTTTGGAAACAGTTGATTCTGAATCTGGTCGGGAAAGGGTTGAGATTGAAGAATTAGATGTGGAGAATTCATCAGAATCAAAATTGAGCTTGAAATGTCCATTGTGCCGAGGAGCCATTCTTGGCTGGGAGGTTGTAGAAGAGGCCAGGAAGTATCTTAACCTGAAGAAGCGAAGTTGCTCCAGGGAATCATGCTCATTCTTTGGTAATTACCAGGAATTGCGAAGACATGCCAGAAGGGTTCACCCAACAACCCGACCCTCTGATGTAGACCCATCTAGAGAAAGTGCCTGGCGACACCTTGAGCACCAGAGGGAGTACGGTGATATTGTCAGTGCTATTCGTTCAGCTATTCCAGGTGCTGTTGTGGTTGGGGACTACGTTGTTGAAAATGGAGATAGATTAGCAGGGGAGAGGCAAAGTGGTACAGGGGAAGTTAATGGGCCATGGTGGActactttgtttttgtttcagaTGATTGGCTCAATGGATGGTGCTGGGGAACCTAGGGCTCGGTCGAGGGCTTGGACAAGGCATCGACGCTCAGCAGGAGCTTTATCTGAACGGCGGTTTCTTTGGGGAGAGAATCTGTTGGGTCTAcatcatgatgatgatgatgacaacgatgatgatgaagaagatgactTGCGAATCTTAAGTGATATGGGTGATGACGCATCACCAGTTCCTAGAAGGCGTAGGCGTCTGACACGATCAAGGTCCAACGGAGATCAACCATGA
- the LOC133856646 gene encoding sm-like protein LSM5 produces the protein MAANNPSQLLPSELIDRCIGSKIWVIMKGDKELVGTLRGFDVYVNMVLEDVTEYEITAEGRRITKLDQILLNGNNIAILVPGGSPDPE, from the exons ATGGCCGCCAACAATCCTTCTCAGCTGCTCCCATCAG AGCTAATTGATAGGTGCATAGGGTCGAAGATATGGGTAATAATGAAGGGAGACAAGGAGCTCGTTGGTACTCTCAGGGGCTTCGACGTCTACGTCAACATGGTCCTCGAAGACGTCACTGAATA TGAGATTACTGCCGAAGGGAGACGGATAACAAAGCTTGATCAGATTTTACTAAATGGAAACAACATTGCTATT CTCGTCCCTGGTGGTTCGCCCGATCCAGAATGA
- the LOC133858055 gene encoding pentatricopeptide repeat-containing protein At4g16835, mitochondrial — MHYFRVTRNQNRLAFLKILSLTKHQASALSTFTIQDPHSNPNREAVPANFSSHSPQKTHLVPSNNMRQEITTSHFSKKSTPSAQPNLSDVVSSNKVITTYIRAGDLYSALKVFDNMPVKTTVTWNSILAGYSKKPGNMKEACELFDRIPKPDIVSYNIMLACYLHNSDLDTARDFFDRMFVKDTASWNTMISGFAQNGKMEEACKLFLVMPNKNSVSWSAMISGYVECGNLECAVELFEVAPVKSVVAWTAMITGYMKFGKIGLAEKMFQEMPVKNLVTWNAMIAGYVENDRAEDGLKLFRKMVGVGVRPNPSSLSSALLGCSNLSALQLGKQIHQLVCKYPLYRDTTAATSLISMYCKCGGLEDAWRLFNEIPKKDVVTWNAMISGYAQHGAGEKAVHLFKEMRDEQMKPDWITFVAVLLACNHAGLVDLGVRHFDLMVRDYGIEAKPDHYTCMVDLLGRAGRLVQAVSLIKKMPFKPHSAIFGTLLGACRIHKNLELAEYAAKSLLDLDSASAPAYVQLANLYAAMSRWDHVARIRRSMKENNVVKTPGYSWIEVKNVVHEFRSGDRIHPELASIHEKLKELEKKMKLAGYFPDLEFALHDVGEEQKEQLLLWHSEKLAIAFGLIKLPSGAPIRVFKNLRICGDCHHATKYISAIERREIIVRDTTRFHHFKDGFCTCGDYW; from the coding sequence ATGCACTATTTTAGAGTTACAAGGAACCAAAACCGCTTGGCCTTCCTCAAAATTCTCTCCCTAACCAAACACCAAGCCTCTGCTCTCTCCACCTTTACCATCCAAGACCCTCATTCCAATCCAAACAGAGAAGCAGTTCCTGCCAATTTCTCCTCTCACTCACCACAGAAAACCCACTTGGTCCCCTCCAATAACATGAGGCAGGAAATCACAACaagccatttttcaaaaaaatccacACCCTCTGCTCAACCTAATCTTAGTGATGTGGTTTCATCAAACAAAGTTATAACCACCTATATTCGAGCTGGTGACTTATATTCTGCTCTTAAAGTATTTGACAATATGCCGGTGAAGACTACAGTTACTTGGAATTCAATCTTGGCCGGCTATTCAAAGAAACCCGGGAATATGAAAGAAGCCTGTGAACTATTCGATAGGATTCCTAAACCAGACATTGTTTCATACAACATAATGTTAGCTTGTTATTTACACAATTCTGATCTAGATACTGCTCGGGATTTCTTCGACAGGATGTTTGTTAAAGATACGGCGTCTTGGAACACGATGATATCAGGTTTTGCCCAGAATGGAAAGATGGAGGAAGCATGCAAGTTGTTTTTGGTGATGCCGAATAAGAATAGTGTATCGTGGAGTGCAATGATCTCGGGGTATGTGGAATGTGGGAATTTGGAATGTGCAGTGGAGTTGTTTGAGGTAGCCCCAGTTAAGAGTGTGGTGGCATGGACTGCCATGATTACTGGTTATATGAAGTTTGGGAAGATTGGATTGGCGGAGAAGATGTTTCAAGAGATGCCCGTGAAAAATTTGGTGACATGGAATGCTATGATTGCAGGTTATGTCGAAAATGATCGAGCAGAGGATGGTTTGAAGCTTTTTAGAAAAATGGTGGGAGTTGGGGTTAGGCCAAACCCATCAAGCTTGAGTAGTGCTTTATTGGGTTGTAGTAATCTATCAGCATTGCAGTTGGGTAAACAAATTCATCAGTTGGTTTGTAAGTATCCACTGTATAGAGATACTACAGCGGCAACTTCATTGATTAGCATGTATTGTAAGTGTGGAGGTTTGGAGGATGCTTGGAGATTGTTTAATGAGATTCCCAAAAAAGATGTGGTCACTTGGAATGCAATGATTTCTGGTTATGCTCAACATGGGGCAGGAGAAAAGGCTGTCCATTTGTTTAAAGAGATGAGGGATGAGCAAATGAAGCCAGATTGGATTACCTTTGTTGCAGTATTACTGGCTTGCAACCATGCAGGATTGGTAGATCTCGGGGTTCGGCATTTTGATTTAATGGTAAGGGATTATGGAATTGAAGCTAAGCCAGACCACTATACATGTATGGTTGACCTTCTAGGTCGAGCAGGTAGGTTAGTTCAAGCTGTAAGTTTGATAAAGAAAATGCCTTTCAAACCCCATTCTGCTATTTTTGGAACACTTTTGGGTGCTTGTAGGATCCACAAGAATCTAGAGCTGGCTGAGTATGCGGCAAAGAGCTTGCTTGATCTTGATTCTGCTAGTGCACCTGCTTATGTTCAACTGGCTAATCTTTATGCCGCCATGAGCAGATGGGACCATGTTGCTAGAATTCGACGatcaatgaaagaaaataatgtaGTCAAGACACCTGGGTATAGTTGGATTGAGGTAAAGAATGTAGTTCATGAGTTCAGGTCCGGGGATAGGATCCACCCAGAATTAGCCTCTATACATGAGAAACTCAAagaattggaaaagaaaatgaagttggCGGGCTATTTTCCAGATCTTGAGTTTGCATTACATGATGTGGGGGAAGAGCAGAAGGAGCAGCTTTTGCTATGGCACAGTGAAAAATTGGCCATTGCTTTTGGGCTCATAAAACTGCCATCAGGGGCTCCAATCCGGGTCTTTAAAAACTTGAGGATATGTGGGGATTGTCACCATGCCACCAAGTACATATCGGCAATTGAAAGGAGGGAAATCATTGTTAGAGATACTACAAGGTTCCATCATTTCAAAGATGGGTTTTGCACTTGTGGTGATTACTGGTAA
- the LOC133857818 gene encoding uncharacterized protein LOC133857818, giving the protein MSYVLTTLTKKREVDTIIRDTIDKVLVLRFGRASDAVCLHLDDVLCKSAREVSKFATVALVDIDSEEVQVYVKYFDITFIPSIVFFFNAHHMKMDSGTADHTKWVGAFHKKQDFIDVVEAIYRGAMKGKLIVSCPLPSERIPKYQLLYKDV; this is encoded by the exons ATGAGTTACGTACTAACGACGCTGACGAAAAAGCGGGAGGTGGACACAATCATCAGAGACACCATCGACAAGGTCCTCGTCCTCCGCTTCGGCCGCGCTTCCGACGCCGTCTGTCTCCACCTCGACGACGTC CTTTGTAAATCGGCTCGCGAGGTGTCTAAGTTTGCGACTGTAGCACTTGTAGACATCGATTCGGAGGAGGTTCAAGTTTACGTCAAGTATTTCGACATTACTTTCATACCCTCAATCGTTTTCTTCTTCAATGCTCATCACATGAAGATGGATTCAGG gACTGCAGATCACACTAAATGGGTAGGTGCATTTCACAAGAAGCAGGATTTCATTGATGTTGTAGAG GCAATATATAGAGGAGCCATGAAAGGGAAGCTCATAGTGAGTTGCCCTTTGCCTTCAGAGCGAATACCAAAGTATCAATTGTTGTACAAGGATGTGTAA